One segment of Microcoleus sp. AS-A8 DNA contains the following:
- a CDS encoding PAS domain S-box protein: protein MLNFLPSPLLLIEPGTARVTFANQAADEMAGGEFPKDKPSEEYHTVYYCTDAKGERIPDEQMPGVRVAQGERLDGFEMDWHTPKGIRSLIVFADTLVPMYGHPATCALVFQDISERKRVEKALEGRLQQQAVVAQLGQRALSGIELSTLMDEVPMLVAQSLDVEYCKVLELLPDGKALLLRSGVGWHPGLVGHATVGSETYSQAGYTLLSSQPVIVEDLRKETRFNGPPLLHDHQVISGMSVIIYGQNRPFGVLGVHTTRKQKFSQDDINFIQAVANVLAIAIERKRVEEALRESQELFERFMSHTPVTAFIKDEQGRFVYVNSLLERTWNRPLADWLGKTDFDLFPAEQAKQWRDNDTAVLAGGKAVQLLETSVDQDGVHFWLSFKFPFIDARGRRFLAGMSLDISDRKRLEDKLRQSEAKFRRLFDANIVGIIFPDLSGNILDANDAFLEMVGYTREDLRAGRVRWDTMTPPEYKPLDELSIEELRTSGVCTPFEKEYIRQDGSRVPVLLIGALLEGERERTVNFILDLSDRKQALAELRESEARFRNMADTAPVLIWMSGTDKLYTYFNQPWLDFTGRTMEQEFGNGWAEGVHPDDYQHCLDTYVNAFDVRQAFKMDYRLRRFDGEYRWILDTGIPRFTPDGHFLGYIGSCIDISDRVLAEEEVVKLNQSLNRRIHELETLLEVIPVGIGIADDAQCHHIRANPALARMLRIAPEDNASLSAPEHERPANFKVYSNGRELMMDELPMQYAAAHCVEVLELEVDIIYENGETAQFLEYATPFFDEQGQSRGCVGVFLDITERKQAEAQIRQLNESLEQRVKERTAQLEAANQELESFSYSVSHDLRAPLRHISGFVDLLQKKAATTLDETSLRYLDIIIETTKQAGTLIDDLLSFSRMGRTEMRYTRVNMTLLVQEVKRDIEQDIGERNITWQLEELPQVYGDPCMLRLVVHNLVENAVKYTSKRDRAEIKIGSTQTEHEFVFFVRDNGVGFDMRYVHKLFGVFQRLHSVQEFEGTGIGLANVKRIIDRHNGRIWAEAVVEEGATFYFSLPQVNHNN from the coding sequence GTGCTGAACTTCCTGCCATCTCCACTGCTTCTGATTGAACCAGGAACGGCACGAGTCACGTTCGCCAACCAAGCGGCGGATGAAATGGCTGGGGGCGAATTTCCCAAAGATAAACCCAGTGAGGAGTACCACACCGTCTACTACTGCACCGACGCCAAGGGAGAGCGAATCCCGGACGAGCAGATGCCAGGAGTGCGGGTGGCGCAAGGTGAGCGTCTAGACGGGTTTGAAATGGATTGGCACACACCTAAGGGCATACGCTCTCTAATCGTGTTTGCCGATACGTTAGTGCCAATGTACGGTCATCCAGCGACCTGTGCATTGGTATTCCAGGACATCTCTGAGCGCAAGCGGGTAGAGAAAGCTCTGGAGGGTCGCCTACAACAGCAGGCCGTCGTAGCCCAATTAGGTCAGCGTGCGCTCTCCGGTATCGAGCTTTCCACACTCATGGATGAAGTTCCCATGCTTGTGGCTCAAAGCCTTGATGTTGAGTATTGCAAAGTTTTAGAACTCCTTCCCGATGGTAAGGCTTTGCTCCTGCGATCAGGTGTGGGTTGGCATCCAGGGCTTGTAGGCCATGCCACAGTGGGCAGCGAAACCTATTCGCAAGCTGGATACACCCTGCTTTCCAGCCAGCCCGTGATTGTTGAAGATCTCCGGAAAGAAACGCGGTTTAACGGGCCTCCACTCCTGCACGACCATCAGGTCATCAGCGGCATGAGCGTGATTATCTACGGGCAAAACCGTCCGTTTGGTGTGTTAGGAGTACACACAACCCGAAAACAGAAGTTCAGCCAGGATGACATCAATTTCATCCAGGCTGTTGCTAATGTGCTTGCTATAGCAATTGAGCGCAAACGAGTAGAAGAAGCCTTGCGGGAGAGCCAAGAGTTGTTCGAGCGCTTCATGAGCCACACTCCTGTAACAGCTTTCATTAAAGATGAACAGGGGCGCTTCGTTTACGTCAACTCACTACTTGAGCGTACCTGGAATCGCCCGTTAGCTGATTGGTTGGGTAAGACAGATTTCGATTTATTTCCAGCAGAGCAGGCAAAGCAATGGCGGGATAATGATACAGCTGTCCTGGCTGGAGGCAAGGCGGTACAGTTGTTAGAAACGTCTGTAGACCAAGACGGCGTCCACTTTTGGTTATCCTTTAAGTTTCCCTTCATAGACGCCAGGGGGCGACGGTTTCTTGCAGGCATGTCACTTGACATCAGCGATCGCAAGCGCTTAGAAGATAAGCTGCGGCAAAGCGAAGCTAAGTTTAGGCGTTTGTTTGATGCCAATATCGTTGGGATTATTTTCCCGGATTTAAGTGGCAACATTTTAGACGCCAATGATGCTTTTTTAGAAATGGTAGGCTACACGCGGGAGGATTTGCGAGCAGGAAGAGTGCGTTGGGATACGATGACCCCACCCGAATATAAACCTCTCGATGAGCTATCCATCGAAGAATTGAGAACCTCTGGAGTATGTACTCCATTTGAGAAGGAGTACATTCGCCAGGATGGTAGCCGCGTTCCCGTTCTGCTCATAGGTGCGCTGTTAGAGGGGGAGCGAGAGAGAACCGTCAACTTTATCCTGGATTTAAGCGATCGCAAACAGGCTCTTGCGGAACTCCGGGAAAGTGAAGCACGATTTCGCAATATGGCAGATACAGCACCCGTCTTGATTTGGATGTCTGGCACTGACAAGCTCTACACGTACTTTAATCAACCCTGGCTAGATTTTACCGGACGGACGATGGAACAAGAGTTTGGTAATGGTTGGGCTGAAGGCGTTCATCCCGATGATTACCAGCATTGTTTAGACACCTACGTGAATGCGTTTGATGTCCGCCAAGCGTTTAAGATGGATTACCGCCTCAGACGTTTTGATGGCGAGTACCGTTGGATTTTAGATACAGGAATTCCCCGCTTTACACCCGATGGTCACTTTCTCGGCTACATCGGTTCCTGTATCGATATTAGCGATCGCGTATTAGCTGAGGAAGAAGTCGTTAAACTCAACCAATCTCTCAATCGCCGCATTCATGAGCTAGAAACCTTACTGGAAGTCATTCCGGTTGGGATTGGTATCGCGGACGATGCTCAATGTCACCATATTCGGGCGAATCCCGCTTTGGCTCGGATGTTGAGGATTGCCCCAGAGGATAATGCTTCCCTGAGCGCTCCAGAACACGAAAGACCTGCAAACTTTAAAGTTTACAGTAATGGTCGAGAACTCATGATGGATGAACTCCCCATGCAGTATGCGGCGGCTCATTGTGTTGAAGTTTTGGAGCTGGAAGTTGATATCATCTATGAAAATGGAGAGACTGCCCAATTTTTAGAATACGCTACACCATTTTTTGACGAACAGGGTCAGTCCAGAGGATGTGTTGGGGTATTTTTAGACATCACGGAGCGCAAGCAGGCAGAAGCGCAAATCCGCCAACTCAACGAAAGCCTTGAACAACGGGTTAAAGAGCGCACCGCCCAACTCGAAGCCGCTAATCAAGAACTAGAATCCTTTTCCTATTCTGTTTCCCATGACTTACGTGCACCCCTTCGCCATATCAGTGGTTTCGTAGATTTACTACAAAAAAAAGCCGCTACCACCTTAGATGAAACGAGTCTGCGTTATCTGGATATTATCATTGAAACCACGAAACAAGCCGGAACACTCATTGATGACTTGCTCTCATTTTCTCGCATGGGGCGCACGGAAATGCGCTACACGAGGGTCAACATGACTCTATTGGTACAAGAAGTTAAGCGCGACATTGAACAAGATATCGGTGAGCGTAATATAACTTGGCAACTTGAGGAATTGCCCCAAGTTTATGGCGATCCTTGTATGTTACGCTTGGTCGTCCATAATTTAGTCGAAAATGCGGTTAAGTACACCTCAAAACGCGATCGCGCTGAGATTAAAATTGGTAGCACCCAAACCGAGCATGAGTTCGTCTTCTTCGTTCGAGATAATGGCGTAGGATTTGACATGCGCTACGTCCACAAACTGTTTGGTGTATTTCAACGCTTACACAGTGTCCAAGAATTTGAGGGAACTGGAATTGGATTGGCTAATGTCAAACGAATTATTGACCGTCATAACGGTCGAATTTGGGCAGAAGCTGTGGTTGAAGAGGGAGCGACTTTTTACTTCTCACTTCCTCAAGTAAACCACAACAATTGA
- a CDS encoding response regulator, with protein sequence MHELKRILLVEDSPNDVELILTALSENCLANEVVVVRDGEEALDYLYRKGVFKLRMEGNPVVVLLDLKLPKVDGLEVLAQIKSDPELKAVPVVVLTSSREEQDLINSYNLGTNAYVVKPVNFHEFVDAIKELGLFWAVVNQPPPGSVPSRRTI encoded by the coding sequence ATGCATGAATTAAAGCGAATTTTGCTAGTTGAAGATAGCCCTAACGATGTCGAATTAATATTGACGGCGCTCTCAGAAAATTGTTTAGCCAATGAAGTGGTAGTGGTGCGGGATGGAGAAGAAGCGTTAGACTATCTCTATCGGAAGGGAGTTTTCAAATTGCGGATGGAAGGCAATCCGGTGGTTGTACTTTTGGATTTGAAGCTGCCTAAAGTCGATGGACTGGAGGTTTTAGCACAAATCAAATCTGACCCCGAACTCAAGGCTGTGCCTGTTGTTGTTCTGACTTCTTCTCGCGAGGAGCAGGATCTGATCAACAGCTACAACTTAGGAACGAATGCCTACGTCGTGAAGCCCGTCAATTTCCATGAATTTGTTGACGCCATCAAGGAACTGGGGCTGTTCTGGGCTGTGGTGAATCAGCCACCTCCAGGATCGGTTCCCTCCCGACGCACTATTTAA